From the Saimiri boliviensis isolate mSaiBol1 chromosome X, mSaiBol1.pri, whole genome shotgun sequence genome, one window contains:
- the GSPT2 gene encoding eukaryotic peptide chain release factor GTP-binding subunit ERF3B, which produces MDSGSSSSDSAPDCWDQVDMEAPGSSGDGVLSAVAEARREPLSSAFSRQLNVNAKPFVPNVHAAEFVPSFLRGPTQPPTPPAGSGRNAETCTVAGYPQGKRMGRGAPVETSREEPLVSLEGSNPAVTMELSEPVVENGEVEMALEESWEHSEEVSEAEPGGGSTGHSGPPEESGREMMEEKEEIRKSKSVIVPSGAPKKEHVNVVFIGHVDAGKSTIGGQIMFLTGMVDKRTLEKYEREAKEKNRETWYLSWALDTNQEERDKGKTVEVGRAYFETERKHFTILDAPGHKSFVPNMIGGASQADLAVLVISARKGEFETGFEKGGQTREHAMLAKTAGVKHLVVLINKMDDPTVNWSIERYEECKEKLVPFLKKVGFSPKKDIHFMPCSGLTGANIKEQSDFCPWYTGLPFIAYLDNMPNFNRSIDGPIRLPIVDKYKDMGTVVLGKLESGSIFKGQQLVMMPNKHNVEVLGILSDDTETDFVAPGENLKIRLKGIEEEEILPGFILCDPSNLCHSGRTFDVQIVIIEHKSIICPGYNAVLHIHTCIEEVEITALISLVDKKSGEKSKTRPRFVKQDQVCIARLRTAGTICLETFKDFPQMGRFTLRDEGKTIAIGKVLKLVPEKD; this is translated from the coding sequence ATGGATtcgggcagcagcagcagcgactCGGCTCCCGACTGCTGGGACCAGGTGGACATGGAAGCCCCGGGGTCGAGCGGGGATGGAGTCTTGTCCGCGGTGGCCGAGGCCCGGCGCGAGCCCCTCAGCTCGGCTTTCAGCCGTCAGCTCAACGTCAACGCCAAGCCCTTCGTGCCGAACGTACACGCCGCGGAGTTCGTGCCGTCCTTCCTGCGGGGCCCGACTCAGCCGCCCACCCCGCCGGCCGGCTCCGGCCGCAACGCTGAAACCTGCACCGTCGCGGGATACCCTCAAGGTAAAAGGATGGGACGGGGGGCACCTGTGGAAACTTCCCGAGAGGAACCGTTAGTGTCGCTTGAAGGTTCCAATCCGGCCGTTACCATGGAACTTTCGGAACCTGTTGTAGAAAATGGAGAGGTGGAAATGGCCCTAGAAGAATCATGGGAGCACAGCGAAGAAGTAAGTGAAGCCGAGCCTGGGGGTGGTTCCACGGGACATTCGGGGCCCCCAGAAGAAAGTGGCCGGGAAAtgatggaggagaaagaggaaatcaGAAAATCCAAATCTGTGATCGTCCCCTCAGGTGCTCCTAAGAAAGAACACGTAAATGTAGTGTTCATTGGCCATGTAGATGCTGGCAAGTCAACCATCGGAGGACAGATAATGTTTTTGACTGGAATGGTTGACAAAAGAACACTGGAGAAATATGAAAGAGAAGCtaaggagaaaaacagagaaaccTGGTATTTGTCCTGGGCCTTAGATACAAATCAGGAAGAACGAGACAAGGGTAAAACAGTCGAAGTGGGTCGTGCCTATtttgaaacagaaaggaaacattTCACAATTTTAGATGCCCCTGGCCACAAGAGTTTTGTCCCAAATATGATTGGTGGTGCGTCTCAAGCTGACTTGGCTGTGCTGGTCATCTCTGCCAGGAAAGGAGAGTTTGAAACTGGATTTGAAAAAGGTGGACAGACAAGAGAACATGCGATGTTGGCAAAAACTGCAGGGGTAAAACATTTAGTAGTGCTTATTAATAAGATGGATGATCCCACAGTAAATTGGAGCATCGAGAGATATGAAGAATGTAAAGAGAAACTGGTACCCTTTTTGAAAAAAGTCGGCTTCAGTCCAAAAAAGGACATTCACTTTATGCCCTGCTCAGGACTGACTGGAGCAAATATTAAAGAGCAGTCAGATTTCTGCCCTTGGTACACTGGATTACCATTTATTGCATATTTGGATAACATGCCAAACTTCAACAGATCAATTGATGGACCAATTAGACTGCCAATTGTGGATAAGTACAAGGATATGGGCACTGTGGTCCTGGGAAAGCTGGAATCTGGGTCCATTTTTAAAGGCCAGCAGCTTGTGATGATGCCAAACAAGCACAATGTAGAAGTTCTCGGAATACTTTCTGATGATACTGAAACTGATTTTGTAGCCCCAGGTGAAAACCTCAAAATCAGACTGAAGGGAATTGAAGAAGAAGAGATTCTTCCAGGCTTCATACTTTGTGATCCTAGTAACCTTTGCCATTCTGGACGCACGTTTGATGTTCAGATAGTGATTATTGAGCACAAATCCATCATCTGCCCAGGTTATAATGCGGTACTGCACATTCATACTTGTATTGAGGAAGTGGAGATAACAGCCTTAATCTCCTTGGTAGACAAAAAATCCGGAGAAAAAAGTAAGACACGACCCCGCTTCGTGAAACAAGATCAAGTGTGCATTGCCCGTTTAAGGACAGCAGGAACCATCTGCCTTGAGACGTTCAAAGATTTTCCTCAGATGGGTCGTTTTACTTTAAGAGATGAGGGTAAGACCATTGCAATTGGAAAAGTTCTGAAACTGGTCCCAGAGAAGGACTAA